A stretch of the Tardiphaga sp. 709 genome encodes the following:
- a CDS encoding gamma-glutamylcyclotransferase has product MTAKITAEPDSDSDLWVFGYGSLMWRPGFEFIEQVPARLIGEHRALCVYSFDHRGTPEKPGLVLGLDRGGACRGIAFRVAAKLRHDTIAYLREREQTTHVYREVMRSVWLDDVERTRVSALAYVVDRGHVQYAGRLSLSEQLHFVRQGHGRSGLNRDYVLSTVKAIEAEGFRDAQLHQLAAMLHE; this is encoded by the coding sequence ATGACCGCGAAAATCACCGCCGAGCCCGATTCCGACAGCGATCTCTGGGTGTTCGGCTATGGCTCGCTGATGTGGCGGCCGGGCTTCGAGTTCATCGAACAGGTCCCAGCCCGGCTGATCGGCGAACATCGGGCGCTCTGCGTCTATTCCTTTGACCACCGCGGCACGCCGGAAAAGCCCGGCCTCGTGCTCGGCCTGGACCGCGGCGGCGCCTGCCGCGGCATTGCCTTTCGCGTGGCCGCCAAGCTGCGCCACGACACCATCGCCTATCTCAGGGAGCGCGAGCAGACCACCCATGTCTATCGCGAGGTCATGCGCTCGGTCTGGCTGGATGACGTGGAGCGCACCCGGGTCAGCGCGCTGGCCTATGTGGTCGATCGCGGCCATGTGCAATATGCCGGACGATTGAGCCTCAGCGAACAATTGCACTTCGTGCGGCAGGGCCACGGCCGTTCCGGGCTGAACCGCGATTACGTGCTGTCGACCGTGAAGGCCATCGAGGCCGAGGGTTTTCGCGACGCGCAGCTCCATCAGCTCGCAGCCATGCTGCACGAGTGA
- a CDS encoding lysophospholipid acyltransferase family protein encodes MTSIFVRSLIYNVLFYVLLVFWILVAIPTFVMPPRAFMAIAKAWATSSIWLMRIVCNTRVDYRGLEKIPAGPLVVASKHQSMWETFALMPFFDRPLFIYKRELGQIPFFGWYLKKSKMIGVDRDGGARSLIDMAKRATEEIQLGRQLIIFPEGTRRPVEAPPDYKPGVAQIYAKSGAPCLPVALNSGLFWPRRTFLRYPGTLVVEFLDPLPPGLPRKEFIAAISTSIEAATDRIVAEARAEQATIFGRVPNVAVKES; translated from the coding sequence ATGACTTCGATATTCGTGCGTTCGTTGATCTACAACGTGCTGTTCTATGTGCTGCTGGTGTTCTGGATCCTGGTGGCGATTCCAACCTTCGTGATGCCGCCGCGCGCCTTCATGGCGATCGCGAAAGCGTGGGCGACCAGCAGCATCTGGCTCATGCGTATCGTCTGCAATACCAGGGTCGATTATCGCGGTCTCGAGAAAATTCCGGCGGGGCCGCTGGTGGTCGCCTCGAAACATCAATCGATGTGGGAGACCTTCGCGCTGATGCCGTTCTTCGATCGGCCGCTGTTCATCTACAAGCGCGAGCTCGGGCAGATTCCGTTCTTTGGCTGGTACCTCAAGAAGTCGAAGATGATCGGCGTCGATCGTGATGGCGGGGCGCGTTCGCTCATCGATATGGCTAAGCGCGCCACCGAAGAAATCCAGCTCGGCCGTCAGCTCATTATCTTTCCCGAAGGCACGCGTCGGCCTGTCGAGGCACCACCGGATTACAAACCCGGTGTCGCGCAGATCTACGCCAAATCCGGCGCGCCGTGTCTGCCGGTGGCGCTGAATTCCGGCCTGTTCTGGCCGCGCCGCACTTTCCTGCGCTATCCCGGCACGCTGGTGGTGGAGTTTCTCGACCCGTTGCCGCCCGGCCTGCCACGCAAGGAATTCATCGCGGCGATCAGCACGTCGATCGAGGCAGCCACCGATCGCATCGTTGCCGAGGCGCGCGCGGAGCAGGCGACGATCTTCGGGCGCGTGCCGAATGTGGCGGTGAAGGAGTCGTGA
- a CDS encoding YdcF family protein, with the protein MTLLDDQDTTGMHVAAPPRRRVIRAALVVAFALSFMVGAIGFVAFLAQLRSGELKPSANADGIVVLTGGSSRVADALELLANGFGKRLLISGVHPTNGAANISRTLPDSQRLLDCCVDLDRSAVNTRSNAVETKRWVHERGFKSLIVVTSNYHMPRAIVEMSHEMPDIELIPFSVIGDKWRDEPWWTSGPTLRLLLSEYVKYLAAEARVRLANIGIDLMPDSGSDQQSDAPQRRPATASAN; encoded by the coding sequence ATGACCTTGCTCGACGACCAGGACACCACGGGGATGCACGTCGCCGCGCCACCGCGGCGGCGCGTCATCCGTGCGGCACTCGTGGTCGCGTTCGCGCTGTCTTTCATGGTCGGCGCCATCGGCTTCGTTGCGTTTCTTGCGCAACTCCGCAGTGGCGAATTAAAGCCATCCGCCAATGCCGACGGCATCGTGGTCCTGACCGGCGGGTCGTCGCGCGTTGCGGACGCGCTCGAACTGCTCGCCAATGGCTTCGGCAAACGGTTGCTGATCTCCGGCGTGCATCCCACCAACGGTGCGGCCAATATCTCGCGCACGCTACCGGACAGCCAGCGGCTGCTGGATTGTTGCGTTGATCTCGATCGCTCCGCCGTCAATACCCGCAGCAATGCGGTGGAGACCAAACGCTGGGTCCATGAGCGCGGCTTCAAGTCGCTGATCGTGGTGACCTCGAATTATCACATGCCGCGCGCGATCGTCGAAATGTCACATGAGATGCCGGATATCGAGCTGATTCCGTTCTCGGTGATTGGCGACAAATGGCGTGACGAGCCGTGGTGGACCAGTGGCCCGACGCTGCGGTTGCTGCTATCGGAATATGTCAAATATCTCGCGGCTGAAGCGCGGGTGCGGCTGGCGAATATCGGCATTGATCTGATGCCGGATTCCGGCAGCGACCAGCAGAGCGACGCGCCGCAACGCCGGCCGGCCACGGCGTCTGCGAATTGA
- a CDS encoding ABC transporter permease: protein MSRIGEEHGPLMDLGTDRPQVPAKARNASPIVPRGSIAGRALVAVVAIMTFLASITTGAVLLISASASEWQSEVASEITIQVKPVGGRDLDRDTQAVTDAIRGQPGIVEVQPYSREQSAQLLEPWLGTGLSLDDLPVPRVIIARVTPGAALDIVGLRKRVTQAVPSASVDDHRAWVERMRSMTSATVLAGLGILALVIIATIISVSFATRGAMAANRPIVEVLHFVGAGDRYIANRFFRHFLRLGLQGGIIGGGAAMLMFGFSESIASWFSGTPVGDQFAALLGTFSLRSSGYLAVAGQALLIAGITAWASRRTLFSTLNDIE, encoded by the coding sequence ATGAGTAGAATCGGCGAAGAACACGGCCCGCTGATGGACCTCGGCACCGATCGCCCGCAGGTCCCGGCGAAGGCGCGCAATGCATCCCCGATCGTGCCGCGCGGTTCGATCGCCGGCCGCGCGCTGGTCGCCGTCGTCGCCATCATGACCTTCCTCGCCTCCATCACCACAGGCGCAGTGCTATTGATCAGCGCGTCGGCGTCGGAGTGGCAATCGGAAGTCGCCAGCGAAATCACGATCCAGGTGAAGCCGGTGGGCGGCCGCGATCTCGACCGCGATACACAGGCGGTGACCGATGCCATTCGCGGCCAGCCGGGGATTGTCGAGGTGCAGCCCTATAGCCGGGAGCAATCGGCGCAGTTGCTGGAGCCGTGGCTGGGCACGGGACTGTCACTCGACGACCTGCCGGTGCCGCGCGTGATCATTGCGCGCGTCACTCCAGGCGCGGCGCTCGATATCGTTGGTTTGCGCAAACGGGTGACGCAGGCTGTGCCCTCGGCCAGCGTTGACGATCATCGCGCCTGGGTGGAGCGGATGCGCTCGATGACATCGGCAACGGTGCTGGCCGGGCTCGGCATCCTTGCGCTGGTTATTATCGCCACCATTATCTCTGTATCCTTTGCGACGCGCGGCGCGATGGCGGCGAACCGGCCGATCGTCGAAGTGCTGCATTTCGTCGGCGCGGGCGACCGCTATATCGCCAATCGCTTCTTCCGCCACTTTCTGCGGCTTGGCCTGCAGGGCGGTATCATTGGCGGCGGTGCCGCGATGCTGATGTTCGGATTTTCGGAGTCGATCGCGAGCTGGTTTTCCGGCACGCCGGTGGGCGACCAGTTCGCCGCATTGCTCGGGACGTTCTCGCTGCGGTCGTCAGGCTATCTCGCGGTGGCAGGGCAGGCGCTGTTGATAGCAGGAATTACCGCCTGGGCATCGCGCCGCACATTGTTCTCGACGCTGAACGATATCGAGTAA
- the ftsE gene encoding cell division ATP-binding protein FtsE translates to MVRFENVGLRYGLGPEILRDLNFQIPAHSFQFLTGPSGAGKTSLLRLLFLSLRPTRGLVNLFGQDISLLGKDEIADLRKRIGIVLQDFRLLDHMTTYENVALPFRVMGREESSYRREVIDLLKWVGLGDRMDALPPILSGGEKQRAAIARAVIARPMLLLADEPTGNVDPTLGRRLLRLFIELNKSGTAVIIATHDITLMDQYDARRMVLHQGRLHIYE, encoded by the coding sequence GTGGTCCGGTTCGAAAATGTTGGTTTGCGCTACGGGCTTGGCCCGGAGATTCTGCGCGACCTCAATTTCCAGATCCCTGCGCATTCGTTCCAGTTTCTGACCGGTCCCTCCGGCGCCGGCAAGACCTCGTTGCTGCGCCTGCTGTTCCTGTCGCTGCGGCCGACCCGCGGCCTGGTCAATCTGTTCGGCCAGGATATCTCGCTGCTCGGCAAGGACGAGATCGCCGACCTGCGCAAGCGCATCGGTATCGTGTTGCAGGATTTCCGTCTGCTCGACCACATGACGACCTATGAGAATGTCGCGCTGCCGTTCCGGGTGATGGGGCGTGAGGAGTCCAGCTACCGGCGCGAAGTCATCGATCTGCTGAAATGGGTGGGCCTCGGCGACCGCATGGACGCACTGCCGCCGATCCTGTCGGGCGGCGAGAAGCAGCGCGCCGCCATTGCGCGCGCCGTGATTGCGCGGCCCATGCTGCTGCTGGCGGACGAGCCGACGGGTAACGTCGATCCGACGCTGGGCCGGCGTCTGCTGCGGCTGTTCATCGAACTCAACAAGTCGGGCACCGCGGTGATTATCGCAACCCACGATATTACATTGATGGATCAATACGACGCGCGGCGCATGGTGCTGCATCAAGGCCGGCTGCATATCTATGAGTAG
- a CDS encoding MJ0042-type zinc finger domain-containing protein has translation MHIVCPNCTTSYAVNPATFGDAGRTVRCARCKEVWLARPEDLSRAEARVPAMAAKASEPDPNEDMSAWGVTEDDDASAPNVPVVESPSISADWPVDANDRTEEADWATLAQHDAVAAMRATPPSRLAALRRFVPSLPRLFVMPRHSLPIATAAMASLLLALVIWRVDLVKLMPQTATFYQAVGLDVNVRGLAFKDVKVTTETVDGKSVLLIEGLIVSETRIPTALPRLRFVVRDEKGTEIYGWNAVLEQPGLNPGDKTWFRSRLASPPAEGRSIDVRFFNKRDVAGA, from the coding sequence ATGCATATCGTTTGCCCCAATTGCACGACGTCCTACGCCGTGAACCCGGCCACGTTCGGCGATGCCGGACGGACGGTGCGCTGCGCCCGCTGCAAGGAAGTCTGGCTGGCGCGGCCGGAGGACCTCTCCCGTGCCGAAGCCCGTGTTCCCGCCATGGCGGCGAAGGCCAGCGAGCCCGATCCGAACGAGGACATGAGCGCCTGGGGCGTGACCGAGGATGACGACGCCTCGGCGCCAAACGTTCCGGTGGTCGAAAGCCCGTCGATTTCGGCCGACTGGCCGGTCGATGCCAATGATCGTACCGAGGAGGCCGACTGGGCCACACTGGCGCAGCACGACGCCGTGGCCGCGATGCGGGCCACTCCGCCATCGCGCCTTGCCGCGCTCCGCCGTTTCGTACCGTCGCTGCCGCGCCTGTTCGTCATGCCGAGGCACAGTCTGCCGATCGCTACCGCTGCCATGGCGTCGCTATTGCTCGCACTGGTGATCTGGCGCGTCGATCTGGTCAAGCTGATGCCGCAAACCGCGACTTTCTATCAGGCGGTCGGCCTCGACGTGAATGTGCGCGGCCTTGCCTTCAAGGACGTCAAGGTCACCACCGAGACCGTCGATGGCAAGTCGGTGTTGCTCATCGAGGGCCTGATCGTGTCAGAGACCCGCATCCCCACCGCATTGCCGCGCCTGCGTTTCGTGGTACGCGACGAGAAGGGGACTGAAATATATGGCTGGAACGCCGTGCTCGAACAGCCCGGCCTCAATCCCGGCGACAAGACATGGTTTCGATCGCGGCTGGCCTCGCCGCCGGCCGAGGGCCGCAGTATCGATGTGCGCTTCTTCAACAAGCGCGACGTCGCCGGCGCGTAA
- a CDS encoding response regulator, translating to MARILIADDEESMRLLVGRAIAMDGHEIVTAEDGAEALEILNEQGGAFDLLLTDIKMPVMDGIALALAVARDFPELTILLMTGYADQRERATGLNAIVHDVVTKPFSVADIRTAVADALAVKNKG from the coding sequence GTGGCGCGTATCCTGATTGCAGATGACGAAGAATCGATGCGGCTGCTGGTCGGCCGCGCCATCGCCATGGATGGCCACGAGATCGTCACGGCCGAAGACGGCGCCGAGGCGCTGGAGATTCTCAACGAGCAGGGCGGCGCATTCGACCTGCTGCTGACCGACATCAAGATGCCTGTGATGGACGGCATCGCGTTGGCGCTGGCCGTCGCGCGCGATTTCCCCGAACTCACGATCCTGCTGATGACCGGCTATGCCGACCAGCGCGAACGCGCGACGGGCCTGAATGCGATCGTGCACGATGTGGTGACGAAACCGTTCTCGGTCGCTGATATCCGCACTGCGGTCGCGGACGCACTGGCGGTAAAGAACAAGGGATAG
- the lysA gene encoding diaminopimelate decarboxylase: MRHFDYRNGVLHAEGVDIAEMADAVGTPFYCYSTATLERHYRVFTDAFADTKALVCYAMKANSNQSVLRTLAKLGAGADVVSGGELKRALAAGIPPKKIVFSGVGKTADELRLALDEDILCLNIESEPELALLSEIASETGRTARISIRVNPDVDSGTHAKISTGKSENKFGIPISKAREVYARAAKLPGIEVTGVDMHIGSQITDLAPMEQAFRILADFVTVLRNDGHTISHVDFGGGLGIPYYEDRAAPPEPMAYAAMVKRVTHNLGCTLMFEPGRMIVGNAGILVARVIHVKHGDGKTFVIIDAAMNDLIRPTLYEAYHEILPVAAPAPGAKLSAVDVVGPVCETGDYLALDRKLPELKSGDLLAIMTAGAYGAVQAGTYNTRALVPEVLVKDDQYAVVRPRIEVEQLIAMDKAAPWL, translated from the coding sequence ATGCGCCATTTCGACTATCGCAACGGCGTGCTGCACGCCGAAGGCGTTGATATTGCCGAAATGGCGGATGCCGTCGGCACGCCATTCTATTGCTATTCGACCGCAACGCTGGAGCGGCACTACCGCGTCTTCACCGACGCCTTCGCCGATACCAAGGCGCTGGTCTGCTACGCCATGAAGGCGAATTCCAACCAGTCGGTGCTGCGCACGCTGGCCAAGCTCGGCGCGGGCGCTGACGTGGTCTCCGGTGGTGAGTTGAAGCGGGCGCTGGCCGCAGGTATCCCGCCGAAGAAGATCGTGTTTTCCGGCGTCGGCAAGACCGCGGACGAGCTGCGGCTGGCGCTCGATGAGGACATTCTCTGCCTCAATATCGAGTCGGAGCCTGAACTCGCATTGCTGTCGGAGATCGCCAGCGAGACCGGCCGTACGGCGCGGATCTCGATCCGCGTGAATCCCGATGTCGATTCCGGCACGCATGCCAAGATCTCCACCGGTAAGTCCGAAAACAAGTTCGGCATCCCCATCAGCAAGGCACGCGAGGTCTATGCCCGCGCTGCGAAGCTGCCGGGCATTGAGGTCACCGGCGTCGATATGCATATCGGCAGCCAGATCACCGATCTCGCCCCGATGGAGCAGGCATTTCGCATCCTGGCCGATTTCGTCACCGTGCTGCGCAACGACGGCCACACGATTTCGCATGTCGATTTCGGCGGCGGTCTCGGCATTCCCTATTACGAGGACCGCGCCGCGCCGCCGGAGCCGATGGCCTATGCGGCCATGGTCAAGCGCGTCACGCATAATCTCGGCTGCACGCTGATGTTCGAGCCCGGCCGGATGATCGTCGGCAATGCCGGCATTCTCGTCGCGCGCGTCATCCATGTGAAGCATGGTGACGGCAAGACCTTCGTCATCATCGACGCGGCCATGAACGATCTGATCCGGCCGACTTTGTACGAGGCCTATCACGAGATCCTGCCGGTAGCGGCGCCCGCACCCGGTGCAAAGCTGTCGGCCGTCGATGTGGTCGGCCCGGTCTGCGAGACCGGCGATTATCTTGCCCTCGACCGCAAGCTGCCGGAGTTGAAGTCCGGCGATTTGCTCGCGATCATGACCGCCGGCGCCTATGGCGCCGTGCAGGCGGGAACCTACAATACCCGCGCGCTGGTCCCGGAAGTGCTGGTGAAGGACGATCAGTATGCGGTGGTCCGCCCGCGCATCGAAGTCGAGCAGCTGATCGCCATGGACAAGGCCGCGCCCTGGTTGTGA
- the lptM gene encoding LPS translocon maturation chaperone LptM, translating into MTCPTRPASARWAILVLTASALALAGCGRKGGLDLPPQASAQPMGTGAPAADPDAQSAANKGRDVFAPSNGVDEGPPAATRGRKKPFLLDPILD; encoded by the coding sequence GTGACTTGTCCGACCCGCCCTGCGTCCGCGCGATGGGCCATTCTCGTTCTGACCGCTTCTGCTTTGGCGCTGGCTGGCTGCGGCCGTAAAGGTGGCCTCGATCTGCCGCCACAGGCGTCCGCACAGCCGATGGGCACCGGCGCTCCGGCGGCGGATCCCGATGCACAGTCGGCTGCCAATAAGGGCAGGGACGTGTTCGCGCCTTCGAACGGTGTGGATGAGGGCCCGCCGGCGGCGACCCGTGGTCGCAAGAAGCCGTTCCTGCTCGATCCGATCCTGGACTAA
- the argH gene encoding argininosuccinate lyase yields the protein MSNKMWGGLFDESPDAIMEEINVSIDVDRHLYAQDITASKAHAAMLARQGIITAKDAKNIAGGLDTILSEITKGSFTFKRALEDIHMNVESRLGELIGPASGRLHTARSRNDQVATDFRLFVRDTIDEIDAAFASLQRALVDRALEHADTVMPGFTHLQTAQPVTFGHHLLAYVEMVSRDRGRFADARKRLNESPLGAAALAGTSFPIDRHATAKALGFDRPMANSLDAVSDRDFVLETLSAASIAAVHLSRFAEEIVIWTSPLVGLVRLSDKFTTGSSIMPQKRNPDAAELVRAKTGRVIGSLTGLLIVMKGLPLAYQKDMQEDKAGAMEAYSALSLAIRAIAGMVRDLVPNEERMKLAAGEGYATATDLADWLVRTLKMPFREAHHVTGRIVGIATKKGVALHELDLKEMQAVESKITAEVMKVLSVESSVKSRVSYGGTAPKNVTSQAKAWLKRLEKERKLG from the coding sequence GTGAGCAACAAGATGTGGGGCGGGCTGTTCGATGAAAGCCCCGACGCCATCATGGAGGAAATCAATGTCTCCATCGACGTCGATCGCCACCTCTATGCCCAGGACATTACCGCGTCCAAGGCCCATGCTGCGATGCTTGCCAGGCAAGGGATTATCACCGCGAAAGATGCGAAAAATATCGCAGGCGGTCTAGACACGATCCTGTCAGAGATCACCAAGGGGTCGTTCACATTCAAGCGTGCGCTCGAAGACATTCACATGAATGTGGAGAGCCGGCTCGGCGAGCTGATCGGTCCGGCTTCCGGCCGCCTGCATACCGCGCGTTCGCGCAATGATCAGGTGGCGACCGATTTCCGGCTGTTCGTGCGCGATACGATCGACGAGATCGACGCAGCCTTTGCGTCGCTGCAGCGGGCATTGGTCGATCGTGCGCTGGAACATGCCGACACGGTCATGCCTGGCTTCACCCATTTGCAGACCGCGCAGCCGGTGACCTTCGGTCATCATCTGCTGGCCTATGTGGAAATGGTGTCGCGCGATCGCGGCCGTTTTGCCGATGCGCGCAAGCGCCTCAATGAAAGCCCGCTCGGCGCCGCGGCGCTGGCCGGCACGTCGTTCCCGATCGACCGCCATGCCACCGCCAAGGCGCTCGGCTTCGATCGCCCGATGGCCAATTCGCTCGATGCGGTGTCGGATCGCGATTTCGTGTTGGAGACGCTGTCGGCGGCGTCCATCGCGGCCGTGCATCTGTCGCGCTTCGCCGAGGAGATCGTGATCTGGACCTCGCCGCTGGTCGGTCTCGTCAGACTCTCCGACAAGTTCACCACCGGCTCCTCGATCATGCCGCAGAAGCGCAATCCGGATGCGGCCGAACTGGTCCGCGCCAAGACCGGTCGCGTGATCGGATCGCTCACCGGATTGTTGATTGTCATGAAGGGTCTGCCGCTGGCCTATCAGAAGGACATGCAGGAGGACAAAGCCGGCGCTATGGAGGCCTATTCGGCGCTGTCGCTGGCGATCCGCGCGATTGCCGGCATGGTTCGCGATCTCGTGCCCAATGAGGAGCGCATGAAGCTTGCTGCTGGCGAGGGCTATGCCACCGCCACCGATCTGGCGGACTGGCTGGTGCGGACGCTGAAAATGCCATTCCGCGAGGCGCACCACGTCACCGGCCGGATCGTCGGCATCGCCACCAAGAAGGGCGTGGCGTTGCATGAGCTCGACCTGAAGGAGATGCAGGCGGTGGAATCGAAGATCACGGCAGAAGTGATGAAGGTGCTGTCGGTGGAATCCTCGGTGAAGAGCCGGGTCAGTTATGGCGGCACGGCGCCGAAGAATGTGACGTCACAGGCGAAGGCCTGGCTCAAGCGACTGGAAAAAGAGCGGAAATTGGGCTGA
- the tlpA gene encoding thiol:disulfide interchange protein TlpA: MPDQPAPRPAKRRLIVLGAVLVGAVVGFAAVSNMDRLWQQAAPGDPTCAPAIALSKKIEPLARGEVAGLTMARTPLKLPDLAFRDADGQEKKLSDWRGRTVLVNLWATWCVPCRKEMPALNNLESKLGGPDFQVVAINIDTRDAEKPKAFLKDGGLNRLDYFTDTSAKVFQDLKGIGRALGMPTSVLIDGKGCEIATIAGPAEWDSEDAIKLLKAAVKPAAASF; this comes from the coding sequence ATGCCTGACCAGCCCGCCCCCCGTCCGGCCAAACGCCGCCTGATCGTGCTTGGCGCGGTGCTCGTAGGCGCCGTGGTCGGATTTGCCGCGGTATCCAATATGGATCGGCTGTGGCAACAGGCTGCGCCGGGCGATCCGACCTGTGCACCGGCCATCGCGCTGTCGAAGAAGATCGAACCGCTGGCGCGCGGCGAAGTCGCCGGCCTGACCATGGCCAGAACGCCGCTGAAATTGCCGGACCTCGCTTTCAGGGATGCCGACGGCCAGGAGAAGAAACTGTCCGACTGGCGCGGCCGGACGGTGCTGGTGAACCTGTGGGCCACCTGGTGCGTGCCCTGCCGCAAGGAAATGCCGGCCCTGAATAACCTCGAGAGCAAGCTCGGCGGCCCGGATTTCCAGGTCGTTGCAATCAATATCGACACCCGCGACGCCGAGAAGCCGAAGGCCTTTCTGAAGGACGGCGGCCTCAACCGGCTGGATTATTTCACCGACACCTCGGCCAAGGTGTTCCAGGACCTCAAGGGCATCGGCCGTGCACTGGGTATGCCGACCTCAGTGCTGATCGACGGCAAAGGCTGCGAGATCGCAACCATCGCCGGCCCCGCCGAATGGGACAGCGAAGATGCCATCAAGCTGCTGAAAGCGGCGGTGAAGCCCGCCGCAGCGAGTTTCTGA
- a CDS encoding DUF1428 domain-containing protein, with translation MAYTDGFIVPVPKKNLAAYRSLARKAGKIWREYGALDYHEYVADDVSVGKWTSFPRSVKLKPDETVVFSYIIYKSRKDRDRINAKVMKDPRLAKMMDPKAMPFDAKRMIYGGFKTLVSV, from the coding sequence ATGGCCTATACCGACGGATTCATTGTTCCGGTGCCGAAGAAGAACCTCGCCGCCTATCGCAGCCTCGCACGCAAGGCCGGCAAGATCTGGCGCGAATACGGCGCGCTCGACTATCATGAATATGTTGCCGATGACGTCAGCGTTGGCAAATGGACCTCGTTCCCGCGCAGCGTGAAGCTGAAACCTGACGAGACCGTCGTGTTTTCCTATATCATCTACAAGTCACGCAAGGATCGCGACCGCATCAATGCGAAGGTGATGAAGGATCCGCGCCTCGCCAAGATGATGGATCCGAAGGCGATGCCGTTCGATGCCAAGCGCATGATCTATGGTGGCTTCAAGACGCTGGTTTCGGTCTGA
- a CDS encoding VOC family protein, with product MTPHGHFNWNEFVTRDPERAKRFYQETIGWTYQPKTLAGGGIYWIAMMDDVRVGGIFHAEGPGYQNVPDGWMPYLAVDDVDARVKKAVAAGATLMRPVFDIPDVGRLAILLQPGGAGIGWITPFA from the coding sequence ATGACGCCGCACGGCCATTTCAACTGGAATGAATTCGTGACGCGCGACCCCGAACGCGCCAAGCGCTTCTATCAGGAGACCATCGGCTGGACCTATCAGCCAAAGACGCTTGCGGGCGGCGGGATCTACTGGATCGCGATGATGGACGATGTGCGCGTCGGCGGCATCTTCCACGCGGAAGGTCCGGGCTACCAGAATGTCCCGGACGGCTGGATGCCATATCTGGCCGTCGATGACGTCGACGCACGGGTGAAGAAAGCGGTCGCTGCCGGCGCGACGCTGATGCGGCCGGTATTCGACATTCCCGATGTCGGCCGGCTCGCAATCCTGCTGCAGCCCGGCGGCGCCGGGATCGGCTGGATCACGCCGTTCGCGTAA